In Oscillatoria acuminata PCC 6304, a single window of DNA contains:
- the rplK gene encoding 50S ribosomal protein L11 has translation MAKKVVAVIKLAINAGKANPAPPIGPALGQHGVNIMMFCKEYNARTADQAGLVVPVEISVFEDRSFTFILKTPPASVLIRKAAGIERGSGEPNRKKVAEISRDQLREIAQTKMPDLNANDIEAAMKIVEGTARNMGVTVGD, from the coding sequence ATGGCAAAAAAAGTAGTTGCGGTGATTAAGTTGGCGATTAATGCCGGAAAAGCCAACCCCGCACCCCCGATCGGGCCTGCCCTCGGTCAGCATGGCGTGAACATCATGATGTTCTGTAAAGAATACAACGCCAGAACTGCCGATCAAGCGGGTCTCGTGGTGCCGGTAGAAATCTCCGTCTTTGAAGACCGCAGTTTCACCTTCATTCTCAAAACCCCTCCCGCCTCTGTCTTGATTCGCAAGGCAGCAGGGATTGAAAGAGGTTCAGGGGAACCCAATCGCAAGAAAGTGGCTGAAATCTCCCGGGATCAACTCCGCGAGATCGCCCAAACGAAAATGCCTGACCTCAATGCCAATGACATTGAAGCGGCCATGAAAATTGTCGAAGGGACCGCCCGGAATATGGGTGTAACTGTCGGCGACTAG